A genomic region of Rhea pennata isolate bPtePen1 chromosome 14, bPtePen1.pri, whole genome shotgun sequence contains the following coding sequences:
- the DDX41 gene encoding probable ATP-dependent RNA helicase DDX41: MEASADRKRQREEASEASGLSGEDDDDYVPYVPVKQRKQQMLQKLLQMRRKVVSEEEQRDSGSEQRGDEDDIPLGPQSNISLLDQHQHLKEKAEARKESAKEKQLKEEEKILESVAEGRALMSVKEMAKGITYDDPIKTSWRAPRYILGMSEARHDRVRKKYHILVEGEGIPPPIKSFKEMKFPAAILRGLKKKGIQQPTPIQIQGIPTILSGRDMIGIAFTGSGKTLVFTLPVIMFCLEQEKRLPFSKREGPYGLIICPSRELARQTHGIIEYYCRLLQEDGLPPLRCALCIGGMSVKEQMETIKHGVHMMVATPGRLMDLLQKKMVSLDICRYLALDEADRMIDMGFEGDIRTIFSYFKGQRQTLLFSATMPKKIQNFAKSALVKPITINVGRAGAASLDVVQEVEYVKEEAKMVYLLECLQKTPPPVLIFAEKKADVDAIHEYLLLKGVEAVAIHGGKDQEERTKAIEAFRDGKKDVLVATDVASKGLDFPAIQHVINYDMPEEIENYVHRIGRTGRSGNTGIATTFINKACDESVLMDLKALLLEAKQKVPPVLQVLHCGDETMLDIGGERGCAFCGGLGHRITDCPKLEAMQTKQVSNIGRKDYLAHSSMDF; encoded by the exons ATGGAGGCCTCTGCCGACAGGAAG AGACAACGGGAGGAGGCGTCGGAGGCGTCGGGCCTGTCCGGGGAGGACGACGACGACTATGTGCCCTACGTGCCCGTCAAGCAGCGCAAGCAGCAGATG ctgcagaagctgctgcagaTGCGGCGGAAGGTGGTGTCggaagaggagcagagggaCAGTGGGAGCGAGCAGCGGGGTGATGAGGATGATATCCCTCTGGGGCCTCAGTCCAACATCAGCCTCTTGGATCAGCACCAGCACCTCAAAGAGAAGGCGGAAG CTCGGAAGGAGTCAGCCaaggagaagcagctgaaagaggaagagaagatcCTGGAGAGCGTGGCAGAGGGCCGAG CTTTGATGTCAGTGAAGGAGATGGCGAAGGGCATCACATATGATGATCCTATTAAAACCAG CTGGAGAGCGCCTCGTTACATCCTGGGCATGTCAGAGGCACGACACGATCGTGTGCGCAAGAAGTACCACATTCTCGTGGAGGGAGAGGGCATCCCCCCTCCCATCAAGAGCTTCAAGGAGATGAAGTTTCCAGCAG CTATCCTAAGGGGcctgaagaagaaaggaatccagcagccaacacccatACAGATTCAAGGCATCCCCACGAT CCTCTCGGGAAGGGATATGATTGGCATTGCGTTCACTGGCTCTGGGAAGACCTTGGTGTTCACGCTTCCTGTTATCATGTTCTGCCTGGAACAGGAGAAGAGACTGCCATTTTCCAAGCGAGAGGGCCCCTATGGACTCATCATCTGTCCCTCT CGGGAGCTGGCCCGGCAGACCCACGGCATTATAGAATACTACTGCCGCCTGCTGCAGGAGGACGGGCTGCCCCCGCTGCGCTGTGCCCTCTGCATTGGGGGCATGTCTGTCAAGGAGCAAATGGAGACAATCAAACA TGGTGTACACATGATGGTGGCAACCCCTGGCCGCCTCATGGACTTGCTGCAGAAGAAGATGGTGAGCTTGGACATCTGCCGGTACTTGGCCTTGGATGAGGCTGACAGAATGATTGATATGGGCTTTGAGGGGGACATCCGTACCATCTTCTCCTACTTCAAG GGCCAGCGGCAGACCCTTCTCTTCAGTGCCACAATGCCCAAGAAGATTCAGAACTTTGCCAAGAGCGCCCTGGTGAAGCCCATCACTATCAACGTTGGGCGAGCAGGTGCTGCCAGCCTGGACGTTGTGCAG GAAGTGGAATATGTGAAGGAGGAGGCCAAGATGGTGTACCTACTCGAGTGCTTGCAGAAGACCCCGCCACCT GTACTGATCTTTGCGGAGAAGAAGGCGGATGTTGATGCGATCCATGAGTACCTGCTGCTCAAGGGTGTGGAAGCTGTGGCCATCCATGGAGGGAAAG ATCAGGAGGAGCGGACAAAAGCCATTGAGGCCTTCCGGGATGGGAAGAAAGATGTCCTTGTTGCCACTGATGTAGCTTCCAAGGGCCTGGACTTCCCAGCTATCCAGCATGTGATCAACTATGACATGCCAGAGGAGATTGAGAATTACG TTCACCGCATTGGGCGTACAGGCCGTTCAGGCAACACCGGCATTGCTACTACCTTCATCAACAAGGCCTGTG ATGAGTCAGTGCTCATGGATCTGAAGGCTCTGCTCTTGGAGGCGAAGCAGAAGGTGCCTCCTGTGCTCCAGGTGCTGCACTGTGGGGATGAGACCATGCTGGACATTGGAG